One genomic window of Ruminococcus gauvreauii includes the following:
- a CDS encoding Gfo/Idh/MocA family protein, translated as MFNEEFHLKRPLNWAMVGGGRGSQIGYIHRCSAARDRLFTLTAGAFDVDQERGREFGVNLGVPPERCYADYQTMFAGEAERPDGIEAVTIATPNGTHYEICRAALNAGLHAVCEKPLCFTSEQADELLALAEEKNRIVGVTYGYTGAQMIHQAKNMIARGDLGDIRIINMQFAHGFHSAEVEKNDAGTKWRVNPATAGPSYVLGDVGTHALYLAKAMIPSLEIEELMCNRQSFVKSRAPLEDNAFVLLHFKGGAVGNLWASCVNAGSVHQQKIRVVGSKASVEWWDEHPNQLRYEVQGQPAQILDRGMGYLYQDDEMITQDRMGGGHAEGLFEAWANLYRRFGTAMDRVNRGQRASDVMDDMWFPNIRDGAQGVKFIETCVCSADHGSTWVKY; from the coding sequence ATGTTTAATGAAGAATTCCATCTCAAACGTCCGCTTAATTGGGCGATGGTAGGAGGCGGGAGAGGAAGTCAGATCGGCTATATACACAGGTGTTCTGCGGCAAGAGACCGTCTGTTCACCCTGACGGCCGGGGCCTTCGATGTCGATCAGGAACGCGGAAGGGAATTCGGCGTGAATCTGGGTGTACCGCCCGAGCGCTGCTATGCCGACTATCAGACGATGTTTGCCGGGGAGGCCGAACGGCCGGACGGAATCGAAGCAGTCACGATCGCAACACCGAACGGAACACATTATGAAATCTGCAGGGCTGCGCTCAATGCAGGGCTGCATGCAGTATGTGAGAAACCGCTGTGCTTTACAAGCGAGCAGGCGGATGAGCTGCTTGCACTGGCAGAAGAGAAAAACCGGATCGTCGGCGTGACGTATGGCTATACCGGAGCGCAGATGATCCACCAGGCTAAAAATATGATTGCCCGCGGTGATCTGGGGGATATCCGCATAATCAACATGCAGTTTGCACACGGATTTCATTCAGCCGAGGTAGAGAAGAACGATGCGGGTACGAAATGGAGGGTGAATCCTGCGACGGCGGGCCCGTCGTATGTTCTGGGCGATGTGGGTACACATGCGTTGTATCTGGCAAAGGCGATGATCCCCTCACTGGAAATTGAAGAGCTGATGTGTAACCGGCAGAGTTTCGTGAAGAGCCGCGCACCGCTTGAGGACAACGCATTTGTACTGCTGCATTTCAAAGGGGGAGCAGTTGGGAATCTCTGGGCGAGCTGCGTCAATGCCGGATCCGTACATCAGCAGAAGATCAGAGTGGTGGGCTCGAAAGCCAGTGTGGAGTGGTGGGACGAGCACCCGAACCAGCTGCGCTATGAAGTGCAGGGGCAGCCGGCACAGATTCTGGACAGGGGTATGGGATATCTGTATCAGGATGACGAGATGATCACTCAGGACAGGATGGGAGGCGGACATGCGGAAGGTCTGTTCGAGGCCTGGGCCAATCTGTACCGCCGGTTCGGAACTGCGATGGACCGCGTGAACCGCGGACAACGTGCCTCTGATGTGATGGACGACATGTGGTTTCCAAATATCCGCGACGGTGCACAAGGGGTGAAATTCATTGAAACGTGTGTCTGTTCCGCGGATCATGGCAGCACATGGGTGAAATATTAA
- a CDS encoding iron-containing alcohol dehydrogenase, protein MDSFTFYAPTYFVFGKHGEEQAGECVKRFGGSKVLLHYGGGSVVRSGLLDRIKASLEREDISYVELGGVQPNPRSGLVYEGISLCRKEQVDFVLAVGGGSTIDSAKAIAAGTVYDGDFWDFYQGKPVTKALPIGTVLTIAAAGSEGSPDSVITNEDGMFKRGATGEAFRPRFSILNPELTQSLSPYQTACGITDIMAHLFERYMTTSTEVEATDRLLEGLLLTMIHEGPRVIAEPNHYDARANIMWAGMMAHNNACGVGRTQDWSSHNIEHELSAEYDCAHGAGLAVVMPAVMEYNMHHNIMRFAQAAVRVWGCQMDFNYPETTARSGINAFRRFLDSIGMPGDFSGLGAKAADIPAMAHRACFGDGRNGILEGFAPLTESDVVRIYESMV, encoded by the coding sequence ATGGATAGTTTTACATTTTATGCCCCTACTTATTTCGTATTCGGCAAACACGGTGAAGAACAGGCAGGCGAATGCGTAAAACGCTTTGGCGGCAGCAAAGTACTGCTTCATTACGGCGGAGGCTCCGTCGTTCGCTCCGGTCTTCTTGACCGTATCAAGGCTTCCCTGGAACGCGAAGATATCTCTTACGTGGAACTGGGCGGTGTGCAGCCAAATCCGCGCAGCGGTCTTGTCTACGAGGGAATCTCTCTTTGCCGTAAAGAACAGGTGGATTTCGTGCTGGCTGTCGGCGGCGGGAGTACCATAGACTCCGCCAAGGCAATCGCTGCCGGCACGGTATATGACGGGGATTTCTGGGATTTTTATCAGGGAAAACCCGTGACCAAAGCGCTCCCCATCGGGACCGTTCTTACCATCGCGGCGGCGGGCAGTGAGGGTTCCCCTGACTCTGTGATCACCAATGAAGACGGCATGTTTAAGCGCGGCGCAACTGGCGAGGCCTTTCGCCCGCGTTTTTCGATCCTGAATCCGGAACTGACACAGTCACTTTCCCCATATCAGACCGCCTGCGGGATCACGGATATCATGGCTCATCTCTTTGAGCGCTACATGACAACTTCCACCGAAGTCGAAGCCACCGACCGCCTGCTGGAAGGCCTTCTGCTCACCATGATTCATGAGGGGCCGAGAGTGATCGCCGAACCAAATCACTACGATGCACGCGCCAATATCATGTGGGCCGGCATGATGGCTCACAACAACGCATGTGGTGTGGGCAGAACCCAGGACTGGTCCAGCCATAATATCGAACATGAACTGTCCGCTGAGTATGACTGTGCGCACGGCGCAGGACTTGCAGTCGTTATGCCCGCCGTGATGGAATACAATATGCACCACAACATCATGCGTTTCGCACAGGCTGCGGTGCGCGTGTGGGGATGTCAGATGGATTTCAACTATCCTGAGACTACGGCACGCAGCGGAATTAACGCATTTCGCCGCTTCCTTGATTCCATCGGAATGCCCGGTGATTTTTCCGGCCTGGGAGCAAAAGCCGCGGATATTCCCGCTATGGCTCACCGCGCCTGTTTCGGTGACGGCCGAAACGGTATCCTGGAAGGTTTTGCCCCTCTCACCGAGTCGGACGTTGTCAGGATCTATGAGTCTATGGTCTGA
- a CDS encoding amidohydrolase family protein: MIQEIYDYVMQLQIIDTHEHLPAFEHNREKNDVIAEFLAHYFNVDLVSAGMTRKECAALKGSSLNIMEKWNILKPYWEVCRHTGYGQSLQIAVREIYGIDAICTETIEALDAAYQKGFGERHYQKVLKEKSNIRVSILDTWGNEEFDREYFIAANRIDKLIQPRTGKDMEELEQAAGVTISSFEDYLRACEIRLNQYDEISHILKLGIAYSRSLDFQPTTRTEAESAFLKLLRSGGGYIEKEEQTYYCDPVLTNYLFRFMTGLAQEKGMIMQIHTGIQEGNGNLLSNSRPSHLNEIFLEYPNMKFDLFHIGYPYQGELGALCKMFPNVYVDMCWAHIVSPEASRKALSEWLELFSYTKISGFGGDYMLIDGVYGHQYIARKNIAAVLSAKVGEGLFDETEACRIGKALLYDNPARIFQID; encoded by the coding sequence ATGATACAGGAAATATATGATTATGTGATGCAGCTGCAGATTATTGACACACATGAGCACCTTCCGGCGTTTGAGCACAACCGGGAGAAAAATGACGTGATTGCAGAATTTCTGGCGCACTATTTCAATGTGGACCTGGTGAGTGCAGGAATGACCAGAAAAGAGTGTGCCGCATTAAAGGGCAGTTCTTTGAACATTATGGAGAAATGGAACATACTGAAACCATATTGGGAAGTCTGCCGCCATACCGGATATGGACAGTCCCTGCAGATTGCAGTCAGGGAGATATACGGGATTGACGCCATCTGTACTGAGACCATAGAGGCTTTGGACGCCGCATACCAAAAAGGTTTTGGCGAACGCCATTATCAAAAAGTCCTGAAAGAGAAGTCCAACATCAGGGTGTCAATACTGGATACCTGGGGAAATGAAGAGTTTGACAGGGAATATTTCATCGCGGCAAACAGGATTGATAAGCTGATACAGCCGCGCACAGGAAAGGATATGGAGGAGCTGGAGCAGGCTGCGGGAGTCACGATATCTTCATTTGAAGATTATCTGAGAGCGTGTGAGATCCGCCTGAATCAGTACGATGAAATCAGCCACATATTGAAACTTGGCATCGCATATTCGCGTTCGCTTGACTTCCAGCCGACAACAAGGACGGAGGCAGAGAGCGCTTTTCTGAAACTTCTCCGGTCAGGGGGCGGGTACATAGAAAAGGAAGAGCAGACATATTACTGTGATCCTGTCCTCACGAATTATCTGTTTCGTTTTATGACCGGGCTTGCACAGGAAAAGGGAATGATCATGCAGATACACACCGGTATACAGGAGGGAAACGGAAATCTTCTTTCCAACAGCCGGCCGTCGCATCTGAACGAAATATTTCTGGAGTATCCCAATATGAAATTTGATCTGTTTCATATCGGGTATCCGTATCAGGGTGAACTTGGTGCATTGTGCAAGATGTTTCCAAATGTCTATGTGGACATGTGCTGGGCGCATATCGTATCGCCGGAGGCAAGCAGAAAGGCGTTAAGTGAGTGGCTGGAGCTGTTTTCCTATACGAAGATCAGCGGTTTCGGAGGAGACTATATGCTGATTGACGGGGTTTACGGACATCAGTATATTGCCAGAAAGAATATCGCTGCCGTACTTTCTGCGAAAGTCGGGGAAGGTCTGTTTGATGAGACGGAGGCATGCCGCATCGGCAAAGCACTTCTGTACGATAATCCCGCCAGAATTTTTCAGATCGATTGA